A genome region from Triticum aestivum cultivar Chinese Spring chromosome 2B, IWGSC CS RefSeq v2.1, whole genome shotgun sequence includes the following:
- the LOC123047036 gene encoding uncharacterized protein — protein MQSTADDLSPSYSEGGFQRGQGDVPQHQTEKGIGSRTGGSISHGNDDEDDYYGNEGYDNYGEGGLYGDEQYDNYAMRNIKTIEMRDIMTMAMVMMIGYRSLMIFKSCQNEVMLDI, from the exons ATGCAATCAACAGCAGATGACTTG TCCCCATCATATTCTGAAGGCGGATTTCAAAGGGGACAAGGTGATGTGCCTCAACACCAAACCGAAAAG GGAATTGGAAGCAGGACTGGAGGCAGTATCAGTCATGGgaatgatgatgaggatgactacTACGGCAATGAGGGATATGATAACTATGGCGAGGGTGGTCTGTATGGTGATGAGCAGTATGATAACTACGCGATGCGGAATATAAAGACTATCGAGATGAGGGATATAATGActatggcgatggtgatgatgattggCTATAGAAGCCTAATGATCTTCAAGTCATGCCAAAATGAAGTTATGTTAGATATTTGA